The nucleotide window CCCACCAGCAAGGATCATCACTCAAACCACGAACGGAGCCGCATTCCAAACTCCGACCGGGGTGTTGCAACAGACACCACCACCAATGTTGACACCAAGCTATGGAGCTGGCCCCTCagctccatcggaacaagcacaactcaaTTACTCCGCACTTTTAGGGCTACCAGAAGGAAAAACTCTcgcttcctggtatgccgaacagaTGGCGTCCATAAACCTCGTTTATACGCAACTCAGCGCACAGCAAGCCCTACTCCAGGCACAAGCTAACCAGTCAACATTTGTAACTCCACCaccaaggtctctgagtacacaTACAACTCAGTAGACTAACGCGTGGAACCTACGTCCGGAGAGAGGACCAGTTCAAAATGTGAGAAGACCAAGCGCGCACGACACGCGCGATACTTATGGTGAAACAGAAAGCAACTTTGTGCAAAACCCCAATGTGCAAAGAAAACCGATCCAGGCTCGTTTAGGCGCGCGCAATATGAACACAGAATGGGATGAAGAAGAAGACGACCCAACATACAAAGGGGAAACCACAGTGTTTAGCAGACTTCACCCAGAGCATGAAGCATACAAACCCGCAAAGCGCGCAGGGTACAACCTAAAGGCAGAGCATGACTATACCCTAAGCTATCGTCCAGACGACATGGCTGAAGATTCGAAATTCATCAGGGAGATCGCCACAGCTGCCATAGACAAAGCCAAGCTGCCGCACAACGTTGGCAAATACAATGGATTGACAGATCCAGACGATCACCTCCAGGTCTTCAAAGGCGCAGGAGCAACAGGTGGGTGGAACCTACCAACTTGGTGCCACCTGTTCGCACAAACGTTCGTGGGCGCAGCGCGCGTCTGGTTCGACAGCTTACCAGCAGGAAAAATTAAATCATGGGTTGACTTCAGAGAGAAGTTCTTGGCACACTTCTCTCAACAGCGGAGGCACGCCATAGACCCAGCAGATTGTCTAAACATATGGCGCCAAGACCACGAAAGCGTAGAATATTTTATCACAAGATATAACAAAGAATGCTTGGAGATTGGGGATGTGGGAGAAAAAATGATGCGCGCGCACTTCATGAGGGCAGTCAAGTGTGATGACCTGATCAAGCGCGTGAAAGGTAgagacggaggacccaaagattgggaaaccttcattgaGACCGCCAAGACAATAGCACAGACAGACAAACAGTTGACCGGTGATGACCACCGTCAACGCGCACATAACTCTAATGACCGACATGGCAGAAAAAGCAGAGGCCAGTCATGGAGGCCTTCCAGTCATAGAGAAAGAAGCCCACCAAGAGAAGATGCGCGGCACACAATCAATCAGATAGCACACAGAAAAGAAGTAAAGAGAGAAAACAGAGAGAAACAGTGGACGCCATTAACCAAGACCCCGTCGGAAGTCTTGGCCACTGTAAACCACCAATTCAAACCACCCCTAcagatgcgcaacaaaaggggtcaAGATCCCAATCTCTACTGTGAATTCCATAAGGATACGGGTCACCTCACCGACGACTGTTTCAGCCTGAAGCAAGAAATTGAAAGAGCCCTAAGGGATGGAAAGCTCACTCACCTGGTCAAAGGCGGAAAGCGCGACTACCGCCAAATCCAAAGAAGATACGAAGGGCCGGATAACAAAAAACTCAGGAAGTTGGAGACCCACATGGTGCAGGGAGGCCCACGAAGACCAAAGAAAAATTACAACAAGCGTACACAAGATGATTCGTGGCGCGAGAAGCAAGTCATCTTCCCAGTTGTTAGAGGAGGCCCAAGGGAAAACGACCAATAGTCATCCCAGGAGTGATCGGGCATTACCAGACAGACTACATCTTCATCGATCCGGGGAGCACCGCGGACATCatatacgaacaatgcttcaatcaatttgaccagGAGGACAAGGCGCGCTTGGAGCCAGTAGATTACCCACTAACTGGTTTCTTCAACGAGGCCGTCTTTCCCCTGGGACATATATCATTCCCGGTGTTACTCTCGGACGGACGAAATTCAAGAACAGAAGAAGTCACTTTCATGGTGCTGCCTGCACACTAACGGCACGACATTCTCCTAGGAAGAGAATCACAGGGAGACTTCAGCATGATTTGCTCTGCACCACACTCGGCCATTGGATTCCCGACGGAAACAGGCATCGCACTGATATACGCAATCCAGGAAGTCTTAGCAACAGATGAAATGAGGCCTACAAAAGCAGGTAAACCAGCGCCACGCGCAGAGGCAGAAAAATGGGTGTTGAACAGCGCTCACCCAGAACAAACAGTTACCCTGGGACCAGCGATGTCCGATCTAACACGCGCAGCGCTCAAGAAGTTGTTACATGAGAAtatggacgtgttcgcctggacaccagctgacatggttggtgttccacggcaCATTGCAGAGCACCGTCTGAACGTCTCAGAAGACGCAAAACCAGTGGTGCACGCCAAACGCCACCTGGGTGATATAAAGCATGACGCCATGAAAGAACAAGTACTAGAACTACTAAATGCAGGCATCATCAGAGAAGTCAGATACCAAACTTGGGTAGCAAGCCCAGTGATGGTAAAGAAACCAAACGGCAGctggagaatgtgcgtcgactaCAAAGACTTAAACAAGGCATGCCCGCGCGACTGCTATGCCTTACCAGACATAGACGAGAAAATCGATTCTTTGGCAACATTCAGGTGGAAATGCTTTCTTGATTGCTACAAGGGGTATCACCAAGTTCAAATGGTTGTCCAAGATGAAGATAAGACGGCATTCCGCATGCCAACAGGGCTGTATTGCTACACCAAGATGCCTTTTTGCTTGAAGAATGCGGGTGCAACCTACCAAAGATTGATGAACGAAACATTCAGTGACGCCATTGGCAAGTACATAGAAGTCTACATGGATGACCTGGTGATTATGAGCAAAGAAGAAGGCACGATGCTGGTCAACATCCAAAAGACCTTCAACACGCTACGCAGCGTAAGTATCAAGCTGAACCCAGCAAAGTGCTCATTCGgaatggaagaaggaaagttctTAGGCTTCATCGTCACAAAAGATGGTTTTAAGGTGAATCCGGAAAAAGTCCAAGCTATAGAAAGGATGCCCTCACCATCAAACATCAAAGACATGCAAAAGTTAGCAGGACGACTAGCCGCACTCAACCGTTTCCTAGCTAATCATGCTGCAAAATCCTTTCCGTTCATCAAAACCTTGCGCAATTGTATGAAGAAAAGCCAGTTccaatggactccggaagcagagaATGCGTTCCACGAGATGAAAGATTGCCTCATCAAACTGCCAACCCTAACCGCACCAAACAAGGGAGAACCTTTGGTACTTTACCTTTCAGCTTCCGACAGGGCAGTCGGAGCTATGCTGCTTGTCGATCGTCAAGGTGTCCAAACACAAGTTTACTACGTATCGCGAACCTTGACCGATCCAGAAACCCGATATGCAATCATGGAGAAGTTAGTCCTTGCACTAATTCATGCTTCAAGGCGGCTGCGCAGATACTTTGCCAATCACGTCATCCACGTGCTAACAAACTACAACATTGGCAACATCCTTGCAAGGCCAGAAGTATCAGGAAGGCTAGCCAAATGGGCAATAGAACTGGGAGGTCACAACGTGGTTTTCAGACCACGACCATCAATCAAAGGCCAAGTCTTGGCAGATTTTATGACAGAAGTTCCAGATGAAAAAGAAAGAGAGTGCAAAGCCATGGAAAAGGCTGAGAAAGAGCAAACAGAAAAGCCATGGTTGTTATATACCGATGGAGCATCTAACGAAGACGGAGCAGGCGCAGGGCTAAGGCTGGTAAGCCCCGATAAACACGAGTTCACGTACGCCATACGCCTGGATTTTAGAAGCACAAACAACAAAGCAGAGTACGAAGCTTTCCTGGCTGGCTTACGATTGGCAATCAAAATGGGGGTCCGACACATCGAAGCGCATGTGACTCCATGCTTGTAGCAGGACAAATCAACGGCCAATACGAAGCCAAAGGGGATGTCATGGCACTCTATCTCAGTCAAGCAAAAACATTGCTACAAACCTTCTATTCCTACAAGGTGCatcacataaacagaagcgagaacaagcCAGCAGACGCGCTGAGCAAGCTCGCATCAACAAGTTTCCAGCACCTAGCAAAGAATGTGCGCATAGAGGTTTTGAGCAACCCATCCGTTAAACTCAGAGAAGTAAGTGTCATCCAGACAGGAACAACGTCCTGGATGACACCGATAATCATGTACTTGCAGTCAGGGATACTCCCCGAAAACAAAGCCGAGGCGAGAAAGATCCAATACAAATCAGAACACTATCAGATGGCAGATGGGATACTATACCGAAAGTCGTATCTCGGCCCGCTGCTGAGATGTGTTGATGCCGACGACGCAAATTACCTAATCTgggaagtgcatgaaggaatttGTGGTATTCATGCCGGGCCTCGAATGGTGGtggcaaaagtgatgaatgtcggatactactggcccgggatgcatctCGATGCCGTGAAAGAATTGAGGAAGTGCAGTGGCTGTCAGAGACATGCACCCAAGACCATGCGCCCCAAAAATGAACTAGTACCAttcacaaccgcatggccttttcaacaatggggcatagacatggtaggTCCTTTCCCGGAAGCACCAGGGGCAGTCAAATTTATAATAGTCGCAGTCgactatttcaccaaatgggtggaGGCAAAAGCACTTGCATCAACCACATCGGCAGTCGTCAAGCGATTCATATGGGAGCAAATCATATGCCGCTTTGGCCTACCTCTCAGAATCATCACCGATAACGGAACTAACTTCGCAGCAGACGACCTCGAACGGTGGTTCAAAGAACTACATATCGAGCATCCTTCTCTTCGCTTGcgcacccgcaagggaatggtcaagtAGAGGCAGTCAACAAAAGTATCGTTGATGGTATCAAGGCAAGGTTAGGCGAAAAAAGAAGAGGATGGGTAGACGAACTGCCCAGCATATTGTGGGCTCATAGGACAATGCCGAAGACAAGCAACAGCGAAACACCGTTCAGCCTAGTCTATGGGTCCGAGGCAGTTATCCCAGCAGAAATCGGGCTACCATCTCCACGAATGCTCTCAATGAACTTAATCAACaatgaagaagaaaggaggatcgacctggacctcctagaagaacggagagagatggcagcaatcaacgaggccaaatacaaaacGAAGCTGGAAAAATATTACAACTCCAGAGTCCGAGTCTGCGCTTTTAACCCGGGAGACTATGTCCTAAGGGACAATGAAGCTTCCAACGCAGAAAAGCCCGGaaaactggctcccaaatgggaaggcccatacgtAATCGATGCAGTACTCGGCAAGGGAGCTTACAAATTGCGTACCATCAACaacaaagaggttccacgaacctggaatgcTCAACAACTCCGAAAGTGCTACATGTAAAACAACTATGTAATCGTAAAGGGCGAACTGCCAACACATTTActataatacaagaagtgtttggctacctTTATTTTatgcaaatttcttgtcacaactgcatttattactttgggcgtacacgaaaacatcaatggctcgaccataggaaacgttgtagacctccaaggctcgtcacagctaagtgcacagccgggtcagaaacacaaccaaagcctacaaaacgccaaaataaaacttcgtgcccacataaacacgaaaaaatcgatagcaaggtaactaaacattgt belongs to Helianthus annuus cultivar XRQ/B chromosome 5, HanXRQr2.0-SUNRISE, whole genome shotgun sequence and includes:
- the LOC110943546 gene encoding uncharacterized protein LOC110943546 → MNTEWDEEEDDPTYKGETTVFSRLHPEHEAYKPAKRAGYNLKAEHDYTLSYRPDDMAEDSKFIREIATAAIDKAKLPHNVGKYNGLTDPDDHLQVFKGAGATGGWNLPTWCHLFAQTFVGAARVWFDSLPAGKIKSWVDFREKFLAHFSQQRRHAIDPADCLNIWRQDHESVEYFITRYNKECLEIGDVGEKMMRAHFMRAVKCDDLIKRVKGRDGGPKDWETFIETAKTIAQTDKQLTGDDHRQRAHNSNDRHGRKSRGQSWRPSSHRERSPPREDARHTINQIAHRKEVKRENREKQWTPLTKTPSEVLATVNHQFKPPLQMRNKRGQDPNLYCEFHKDTGHLTDDCFSLKQEIERALRDGKLTHLVKGGKRDYRQIQRRYEGPDNKKLRKLETHMVQGGPRRPKKNYNKRTQDDSWREKQVIFPVVRGGPRENDQ